One region of Camelus bactrianus isolate YW-2024 breed Bactrian camel chromosome 22, ASM4877302v1, whole genome shotgun sequence genomic DNA includes:
- the PLIN4 gene encoding perilipin-4 isoform X3 — MAKGAEKMLPPSDKMISGAKDLVCSKMTKTKDAISSGMASVVDTAKGVVQGGLGMTRSTLTGTKDAVASGVTGAVGVAKGAVQTGVDTTKTVLTGTKDTVCSGVTGAMNMAKGTIQTGMDTTKTVLTGTKDTVSTGLTGAANMAKGTVQTGMDTTKTVLTGTKDTVATGLTGAVNMAKGTVQTGMDTTKTILTGTKDTMATGLTGAMGVAKGAIQTGMDTTKTVLTGTKDTVATGLTGAVGVAKGAIQTGMDTTKTVLTGTKDTVATGLTGAVGVAKGAVQTGMDTTKTVLTGTKDTVATGLTGAIGVAKGAVQTGMDTTKTVLTGTKDTVATGLTGAVGVAKGVVQTGMDTTKTVLTGTKDTVATGLTGAVNMAKGTVQTGMDTTKTVLTGTKDTVATGLTGAVNMAKGTVQTGMDTTKTVLTGTKDTVATGLTGAVNMAKGTVQTGMDTTKTILTGTKDTMATGLTGAMGVAKGAIQTGMDTTKTVLTGTKDTVATGLTGAVGVAKGAVQTGMDTTKTVLTGTKDTVATGLTGAVGVAKGVVQTGMDTTKTVLTGTKDTVATGLTGAVNMAKGTVQTGMDTTKTALTGTKNTVSTGLTGAVGVAKGVVQTGMDTTKTVLTGTKDTVATGLTGAVGVAKGAVQTGMDTTKTVLTGTKDTVATGLTGAVGVAKGAIQTGMDTTKTVLTGTKDTVCTGLTGAMGVAKGAVQTGMDTTKTVLTGTKDTVATGLTGAVGVAKGAIQTGMDTTKTVLTGTKDTVATGLTGAVNMAKGAVQTGMDTTKTVLTGTKDTVATGLTGAVGVAKGVVQTGMDTTKTVLTGTKDTVATGLTGAVGVAKGAVQTGMDTTKTVLTGTKDTVATGLTGAVGVAKGAVQTGMDTTKTVLTGTKDVVSTGLTGAIGVAKGAIQTGMDTTKTVLTGTKDTVATGLTGAVGVAKGVVQTGMDTTKTVLTGTKDVVSTGLTGAVGVAKGAIQTGMDTTKTVSTGTKDTVATGLTGAVGVAKGAVHTGLNTTQNIATDTWDTVYSGVTNAVNVAQVAAQGGLDTWKAVSVDSKDAVTSGLRRAGGVAQGAVQTGLGTIQHWLPGSQDATSSRLASSRTSDEGGEQTIQSPHEAQSCWVSTSPHSLCEGLDLAGEATASTEDLVSAVMTFTQEAVLGKEDVGHGATTHGHEGAQSFVTLRNELEELGEIFQPMSAEEQARLAVSQPRPRVLTADQGSYFVRLGDLAPGFRQRAFEHALSHLQHGQFQARAALAQLEDAFVKVVPDAGALSKACGLIQQLHVAYSALASGLQGLPAELQQQVGQARRSLCELYSVVSSADCGAELPAERLAQSRWAVVQAWQRLEQLLEGVQHSPPLSWLVGPFALQPGGQQL, encoded by the exons ATGGCCAAGGGGGCAGAGAAGATGCTGCCGCCTTCAGACAAG ATGATCTCCGGAGCAAAGGACCTGGTGTGCTCCAAGATGACCAAGACCAAGGATGCCATCTCCTCTGGGATGGCCAGCGTGGTGGACACAGCTAAAGGCGTGGTCCAGGGAGGCCTGGGCATGACCCGATCGACGCTCACAGGCACCAAGGATGCTGTGGCCAGTGGGGTAACAGGGGCAGTGGGTGTGGCCAAAGGGGCCGTTCAGACAGGTGTGGACACCACCAAGACTGTGCTGACCGGAACCAAGGACACCGTCTGCAGTGGGGTGACTGGCGCCATGAACATGGCCAAGGGGACCATCCAGACTGGCATGGACACCACCAAAACCGTCCTGACTGGCACCAAAGATACAGTGTCCACTGGACTCACTGGGGCAGCGAACATGGCCAAGGGGACTGTCCAGACTGGCATGGACACCACCAAGACCGTCTTGACAGGCACCAAAGATACAGTGGCCACTGGGCTCACTGGGGCAGTGAACATGGCCAAGGGGACTGTCCAGACTGGCATGGACACCACCAAGACCATCTTGACTGGCACCAAAGATACAATGGCCACTGGGCTCACTGGGGCAATGGGTGTGGCCAAGGGGGCCATCCAAACCGGCATGGACACCACCAAGACCGTCTTGACTGGCACCAAAGATACAGTGGCCACTGGGCTCACTGGGGCAGTGGGTGTGGCCAAGGGGGCCATCCAAACCGGCATGGACACCACCAAGACCGTCTTGACTGGCACCAAAGATACAGTGGCCACTGGGCTCACTGGGGCAGTGGGTGTGGCCAAGGGGGCCGTCCAAACTGGCATGGACACCACCAAGACTGTCTTGACAGGCACCAAAGATACAGTGGCCACTGGGCTCACTGGGGCAATAGGTGTGGCCAAGGGGGCCGTCCAAACTGGCATGGACACCACCAAGACTGTTTTGACAGGCACCAAAGATACAGTGGCCACTGGACTCACTGGAGCAGTGGGTGTGGCCAAGGGGGTCGTCCAGACTGGCATGGACACCACCAAAACCGTCCTGACTGGCACCAAAGATACAGTGGCCACTGGGCTCACTGGGGCAGTGAACATGGCCAAGGGGACTGTCCAGACTGGCATGGACACCACCAAGACCGTCTTGACAGGCACCAAAGATACAGTGGCCACTGGGCTCACTGGGGCAGTGAACATGGCCAAGGGGACTGTCCAGACTGGCATGGACACCACCAAGACCGTCTTGACAGGCACCAAAGATACAGTGGCCACTGGGCTCACTGGGGCAGTGAACATGGCCAAGGGGACTGTCCAGACTGGCATGGACACCACCAAGACCATCTTGACTGGCACCAAAGATACAATGGCCACTGGGCTCACTGGGGCAATGGGTGTGGCCAAGGGGGCCATCCAAACCGGCATGGACACCACCAAGACCGTCTTGACTGGCACCAAAGATACAGTGGCCACTGGGCTCACTGGGGCAGTGGGTGTGGCCAAGGGGGCCGTCCAAACTGGCATGGACACCACCAAGACTGTTTTGACAGGCACCAAAGATACAGTGGCCACTGGGCTCACTGGAGCAGTGGGTGTGGCCAAGGGGGTCGTCCAGACTGGCATGGACACCACCAAAACCGTCCTGACTGGCACCAAAGATACAGTGGCCACTGGGCTCACTGGGGCAGTGAACATGGCCAAGGGGACCGTCCAAACTGGCATGGACACCACCAAAACTGCCTTGACTGGCACCAAAAATACAGTGTCCACTGGACTCACTGGGGCAGTGGGTGTGGCCAAGGGGGTCGTCCAGACTGGCATGGACACCACCAAAACCGTCCTGACTGGCACCAAAGATACAGTGGCCACTGGGCTCACTGGGGCAGTGGGTGTGGCCAAGGGGGCCGTCCAAACTGGAATGGACACCACCAAGACCGTCTTGACAGGCACCAAAGATACAGTGGCCACTGGGCTCACTGGGGCAGTGGGTGTGGCCAAGGGGGCCATCCAAACCGGAATGGACACCACCAAGACTGTCTTGACAGGCACCAAAGATACAGTGTGCACTGGACTCACTGGAGCAATGGGTGTGGCCAAGGGGGCCGTCCAGACTGGCATGGACACCACCAAAACCGTCCTGACTGGCACCAAAGATACAGTGGCCACTGGGCTCACTGGGGCAGTGGGTGTGGCCAAGGGGGCCATCCAAACTGGAATGGACACCACCAAGACCGTCTTGACAGGCACCAAAGATACAGTGGCCACTGGGCTCACTGGGGCAGTGAACATGGCCAAGGGGGCCGTCCAAACTGGAATGGACACCACCAAGACTGTTTTGACAGGCACCAAAGATACAGTGGCCACTGGGCTCACTGGGGCAGTGGGTGTGGCCAAGGGGGTCGTCCAGACTGGCATGGACACCACCAAAACCGTCCTGACTGGCACCAAAGATACAGTGGCCACTGGGCTCACTGGGGCAGTGGGTGTGGCCAAGGGGGCCGTCCAGACTGGCATGGACACCACCAAGACCGTCTTGACAGGCACCAAAGATACAGTGGCCACTGGGCTCACTGGGGCAGTGGGTGTGGCCAAGGGGGCCGTCCAAACTGGCATGGACACCACCAAGACTGTCTTAACCGGCACCAAAGATGTGGTGTCCACTGGGCTCACTGGGGCAATAGGTGTGGCCAAGGGGGCCATCCAGACTGGCATGGACACCACCAAGACTGTTTTGACAGGCACCAAAGATACAGTGGCCACTGGGCTCACTGGGGCAGTGGGTGTGGCCAAGGGGGTTGTCCAGACTGGCATGGACACCACCAAGACTGTCTTAACCGGCACCAAAGATGTGGTGTCCACTGGGCTCACTGGGGCAGTGGGTGTGGCCAAGGGGGCCATCCAGACTGGCATGGACACCACCAAGACTGTCTCGACCGGCACCAAAGATACTGTGGCCACTGGGCTCACTGGAGCAGTGGGTGTGGCCAAAGGGGCTGTGCATACTGGGCTGAATACAACCCAGAACATTGCAACAGACACATGGGACACCGTCTATAGTGGCGTGACTAATGCCGTGAATGTGGCCCAAGTGGCCGCCCAGGGGGGCCTGGACACCTGGAAGGCCGTCTCTGTGGACTCTAAAGATGCTGTGACCAGTGGGCTCCGCAGGGCAGGGGGTGTGGCCCAAGGAGCTGTGCAAACTGGCCTCGGCACCATCCAGCATTGGCTGCCTGGTTCCCAGGATGCCACCTCAAGTAGACTCGCCAGTTCCAGGACCTCGGATGAAGGAGGGGAACAAACCATTCAAAGCCCTCATGAGGCTCAGTCCTGCTGGGTCTCCACATCCCCGCACAGTCTCTGTGAAGGCCTGGACCTTGCAGGTGAAGCCACCGCCAGCACAGAGGACCTCGTGTCAGCTGTGATGACATTCACACAAGAGGCCGTACTGGGCAAGGAGGATGTGGGACACGGGGCCACCACACATGGCCACGAAGGGGCCCAGAGCTTCGTGACACTCCGGAATGAGttggaggagctgggggagatCTTCCAGCCCATGAGTGCTGAGGAACAAG CTCGGCTGGCTGTCTCCCAACCTAGGCCAAGAGTGCTCACGGCCGACCAAGGAAGCTACTTTGTGCGTCTGGGTGACTTGGCCCCCGGCTTCCGACAGCGGGCTTTCGAGCACGCCCTGAGCCACCTGCAGCATGGCCAGTTCCAGGCCAGGGCCGCGCTGGCCCAGCTCGAGGATGCCTTTGTCAAGGTG
- the PLIN4 gene encoding perilipin-4 isoform X4, which translates to MSAQDEGGRDPPKPKGKTLGSFFGSLPGFSSARNLVANTHSSARESRPVADPAGAPAPEAAQPQAQAATDPEQMAKGAEKMLPPSDKMISGAKDLVCSKMTKTKDAISSGMASVVDTAKGVVQGGLGMTRSTLTGTKDAVASGVTGAVGVAKGAVQTGVDTTKTVLTGTKDTVCSGVTGAMNMAKGTIQTGMDTTKTVLTGTKDTVSTGLTGAANMAKGTVQTGMDTTKTVLTGTKDTVATGLTGAVNMAKGTVQTGMDTTKTILTGTKDTMATGLTGAMGVAKGAIQTGMDTTKTVLTGTKDTVATGLTGAVGVAKGAIQTGMDTTKTVLTGTKDTVATGLTGAVGVAKGAVQTGMDTTKTVLTGTKDTVATGLTGAIGVAKGAVQTGMDTTKTVLTGTKDTVATGLTGAVGVAKGVVQTGMDTTKTVLTGTKDTVATGLTGAVNMAKGTVQTGMDTTKTVLTGTKDTVATGLTGAVNMAKGTVQTGMDTTKTVLTGTKDTVATGLTGAVNMAKGTVQTGMDTTKTILTGTKDTMATGLTGAMGVAKGAIQTGMDTTKTVLTGTKDTVATGLTGAVGVAKGAVQTGMDTTKTVLTGTKDTVATGLTGAVGVAKGVVQTGMDTTKTVLTGTKDTVATGLTGAVNMAKGTVQTGMDTTKTALTGTKNTVSTGLTGAVGVAKGVVQTGMDTTKTVLTGTKDTVATGLTGAVGVAKGAVQTGMDTTKTVLTGTKDTVATGLTGAVGVAKGAIQTGMDTTKTVLTGTKDTVCTGLTGAMGVAKGAVQTGMDTTKTVLTGTKDTVATGLTGAVGVAKGAIQTGMDTTKTVLTGTKDTVATGLTGAVNMAKGAVQTGMDTTKTVLTGTKDTVATGLTGAVGVAKGVVQTGMDTTKTVLTGTKDTVATGLTGAVGVAKGAVQTGMDTTKTVLTGTKDTVATGLTGAVGVAKGAVQTGMDTTKTVLTGTKDVVSTGLTGAIGVAKGAIQTGMDTTKTVLTGTKDTVATGLTGAVGVAKGVVQTGMDTTKTVLTGTKDVVSTGLTGAVGVAKGAIQTGMDTTKTVSTGTKDTVATGLTGAVGVAKGAVHTGLNTTQNIATDTWDTVYSGVTNAVNVAQVAAQGGLDTWKAVSVDSKDAVTSGLRRAGGVAQGAVQTGLGTIQHWLPGSQDATSSRLASSRTSDEGGEQTIQSPHEAQSCWVSTSPHSLCEGLDLAGEATASTEDLVSAVMTFTQEAVLGKEDVGHGATTHGHEGAQSFVTLRNELEELGEIFQPMSAEEQARLAVSQPRPRVLTADQGSYFVRLGDLAPGFRQRAFEHALSHLQHGQFQARAALAQLEDAFVKTEKAQQAPVRQDQDQSSGAEEAGAQEVPDAGALSKACGLIQQLHVAYSALASGLQGLPAELQQQVGQARRSLCELYSVVSSADCGAELPAERLAQSRWAVVQAWQRLEQLLEGVQHSPPLSWLVGPFALQPGGQQL; encoded by the exons ATGTCTGCTCAAGATGAAGGAGGCCGGGACCCCCCTAAACCCAAGGGCAAg ACCCTGGGCAGCTTCTTCGGGTCCCTGCCTGGCTTCAGTTCTGCTCGGAACCTGGTGGCCAACACCCACAGCTCAGCAAGAGAGTCCCGGCCAGTTGCAGATCCTGCAGGTGCTCCAGCCCCCGAGGCCGCCCAGCCCCAGGCTCAGG CGGCCACCGACCCGGAGCAGATGGCCAAGGGGGCAGAGAAGATGCTGCCGCCTTCAGACAAG ATGATCTCCGGAGCAAAGGACCTGGTGTGCTCCAAGATGACCAAGACCAAGGATGCCATCTCCTCTGGGATGGCCAGCGTGGTGGACACAGCTAAAGGCGTGGTCCAGGGAGGCCTGGGCATGACCCGATCGACGCTCACAGGCACCAAGGATGCTGTGGCCAGTGGGGTAACAGGGGCAGTGGGTGTGGCCAAAGGGGCCGTTCAGACAGGTGTGGACACCACCAAGACTGTGCTGACCGGAACCAAGGACACCGTCTGCAGTGGGGTGACTGGCGCCATGAACATGGCCAAGGGGACCATCCAGACTGGCATGGACACCACCAAAACCGTCCTGACTGGCACCAAAGATACAGTGTCCACTGGACTCACTGGGGCAGCGAACATGGCCAAGGGGACTGTCCAGACTGGCATGGACACCACCAAGACCGTCTTGACAGGCACCAAAGATACAGTGGCCACTGGGCTCACTGGGGCAGTGAACATGGCCAAGGGGACTGTCCAGACTGGCATGGACACCACCAAGACCATCTTGACTGGCACCAAAGATACAATGGCCACTGGGCTCACTGGGGCAATGGGTGTGGCCAAGGGGGCCATCCAAACCGGCATGGACACCACCAAGACCGTCTTGACTGGCACCAAAGATACAGTGGCCACTGGGCTCACTGGGGCAGTGGGTGTGGCCAAGGGGGCCATCCAAACCGGCATGGACACCACCAAGACCGTCTTGACTGGCACCAAAGATACAGTGGCCACTGGGCTCACTGGGGCAGTGGGTGTGGCCAAGGGGGCCGTCCAAACTGGCATGGACACCACCAAGACTGTCTTGACAGGCACCAAAGATACAGTGGCCACTGGGCTCACTGGGGCAATAGGTGTGGCCAAGGGGGCCGTCCAAACTGGCATGGACACCACCAAGACTGTTTTGACAGGCACCAAAGATACAGTGGCCACTGGACTCACTGGAGCAGTGGGTGTGGCCAAGGGGGTCGTCCAGACTGGCATGGACACCACCAAAACCGTCCTGACTGGCACCAAAGATACAGTGGCCACTGGGCTCACTGGGGCAGTGAACATGGCCAAGGGGACTGTCCAGACTGGCATGGACACCACCAAGACCGTCTTGACAGGCACCAAAGATACAGTGGCCACTGGGCTCACTGGGGCAGTGAACATGGCCAAGGGGACTGTCCAGACTGGCATGGACACCACCAAGACCGTCTTGACAGGCACCAAAGATACAGTGGCCACTGGGCTCACTGGGGCAGTGAACATGGCCAAGGGGACTGTCCAGACTGGCATGGACACCACCAAGACCATCTTGACTGGCACCAAAGATACAATGGCCACTGGGCTCACTGGGGCAATGGGTGTGGCCAAGGGGGCCATCCAAACCGGCATGGACACCACCAAGACCGTCTTGACTGGCACCAAAGATACAGTGGCCACTGGGCTCACTGGGGCAGTGGGTGTGGCCAAGGGGGCCGTCCAAACTGGCATGGACACCACCAAGACTGTTTTGACAGGCACCAAAGATACAGTGGCCACTGGGCTCACTGGAGCAGTGGGTGTGGCCAAGGGGGTCGTCCAGACTGGCATGGACACCACCAAAACCGTCCTGACTGGCACCAAAGATACAGTGGCCACTGGGCTCACTGGGGCAGTGAACATGGCCAAGGGGACCGTCCAAACTGGCATGGACACCACCAAAACTGCCTTGACTGGCACCAAAAATACAGTGTCCACTGGACTCACTGGGGCAGTGGGTGTGGCCAAGGGGGTCGTCCAGACTGGCATGGACACCACCAAAACCGTCCTGACTGGCACCAAAGATACAGTGGCCACTGGGCTCACTGGGGCAGTGGGTGTGGCCAAGGGGGCCGTCCAAACTGGAATGGACACCACCAAGACCGTCTTGACAGGCACCAAAGATACAGTGGCCACTGGGCTCACTGGGGCAGTGGGTGTGGCCAAGGGGGCCATCCAAACCGGAATGGACACCACCAAGACTGTCTTGACAGGCACCAAAGATACAGTGTGCACTGGACTCACTGGAGCAATGGGTGTGGCCAAGGGGGCCGTCCAGACTGGCATGGACACCACCAAAACCGTCCTGACTGGCACCAAAGATACAGTGGCCACTGGGCTCACTGGGGCAGTGGGTGTGGCCAAGGGGGCCATCCAAACTGGAATGGACACCACCAAGACCGTCTTGACAGGCACCAAAGATACAGTGGCCACTGGGCTCACTGGGGCAGTGAACATGGCCAAGGGGGCCGTCCAAACTGGAATGGACACCACCAAGACTGTTTTGACAGGCACCAAAGATACAGTGGCCACTGGGCTCACTGGGGCAGTGGGTGTGGCCAAGGGGGTCGTCCAGACTGGCATGGACACCACCAAAACCGTCCTGACTGGCACCAAAGATACAGTGGCCACTGGGCTCACTGGGGCAGTGGGTGTGGCCAAGGGGGCCGTCCAGACTGGCATGGACACCACCAAGACCGTCTTGACAGGCACCAAAGATACAGTGGCCACTGGGCTCACTGGGGCAGTGGGTGTGGCCAAGGGGGCCGTCCAAACTGGCATGGACACCACCAAGACTGTCTTAACCGGCACCAAAGATGTGGTGTCCACTGGGCTCACTGGGGCAATAGGTGTGGCCAAGGGGGCCATCCAGACTGGCATGGACACCACCAAGACTGTTTTGACAGGCACCAAAGATACAGTGGCCACTGGGCTCACTGGGGCAGTGGGTGTGGCCAAGGGGGTTGTCCAGACTGGCATGGACACCACCAAGACTGTCTTAACCGGCACCAAAGATGTGGTGTCCACTGGGCTCACTGGGGCAGTGGGTGTGGCCAAGGGGGCCATCCAGACTGGCATGGACACCACCAAGACTGTCTCGACCGGCACCAAAGATACTGTGGCCACTGGGCTCACTGGAGCAGTGGGTGTGGCCAAAGGGGCTGTGCATACTGGGCTGAATACAACCCAGAACATTGCAACAGACACATGGGACACCGTCTATAGTGGCGTGACTAATGCCGTGAATGTGGCCCAAGTGGCCGCCCAGGGGGGCCTGGACACCTGGAAGGCCGTCTCTGTGGACTCTAAAGATGCTGTGACCAGTGGGCTCCGCAGGGCAGGGGGTGTGGCCCAAGGAGCTGTGCAAACTGGCCTCGGCACCATCCAGCATTGGCTGCCTGGTTCCCAGGATGCCACCTCAAGTAGACTCGCCAGTTCCAGGACCTCGGATGAAGGAGGGGAACAAACCATTCAAAGCCCTCATGAGGCTCAGTCCTGCTGGGTCTCCACATCCCCGCACAGTCTCTGTGAAGGCCTGGACCTTGCAGGTGAAGCCACCGCCAGCACAGAGGACCTCGTGTCAGCTGTGATGACATTCACACAAGAGGCCGTACTGGGCAAGGAGGATGTGGGACACGGGGCCACCACACATGGCCACGAAGGGGCCCAGAGCTTCGTGACACTCCGGAATGAGttggaggagctgggggagatCTTCCAGCCCATGAGTGCTGAGGAACAAG CTCGGCTGGCTGTCTCCCAACCTAGGCCAAGAGTGCTCACGGCCGACCAAGGAAGCTACTTTGTGCGTCTGGGTGACTTGGCCCCCGGCTTCCGACAGCGGGCTTTCGAGCACGCCCTGAGCCACCTGCAGCATGGCCAGTTCCAGGCCAGGGCCGCGCTGGCCCAGCTCGAGGATGCCTTTGTCAAG